From Mariprofundus sp. NF, one genomic window encodes:
- the coaE gene encoding dephospho-CoA kinase (Dephospho-CoA kinase (CoaE) performs the final step in coenzyme A biosynthesis.) — MTGPLPIGLTGGIGSGKSSAATMFQSLGVPVLDLDRVGHEVVAPGSDGLNQLIQTFGQSMLNSDGSLNRGALAAHCFGSAEETARLNALMHPLIWQAEALWLEKQQTPYVIIEASVLLESGGAGRMYGVIVLLADESLRLQRVLARGDRDAKAFAAIVARQCSDETRRAEANWLIDNNGSIEALQQQVTVLHREISATL, encoded by the coding sequence GTGACAGGGCCTCTGCCTATTGGACTCACCGGTGGCATCGGTAGCGGTAAAAGCAGTGCTGCAACGATGTTCCAGAGCCTTGGTGTGCCTGTGCTGGATCTGGATCGGGTTGGGCATGAGGTGGTTGCCCCCGGTTCTGATGGGCTGAACCAGCTTATTCAGACCTTTGGTCAAAGCATGCTCAATAGTGATGGCTCTCTGAATCGCGGCGCACTCGCCGCCCACTGCTTTGGTAGTGCTGAGGAGACAGCGCGATTGAACGCATTGATGCACCCGCTGATCTGGCAGGCGGAGGCACTCTGGCTGGAGAAACAGCAGACTCCTTATGTGATAATCGAGGCTTCGGTGCTGCTTGAGTCGGGAGGCGCCGGGCGCATGTATGGTGTGATTGTTCTGCTTGCTGATGAGTCCCTTCGTCTGCAGCGGGTGCTGGCTCGGGGTGATCGCGATGCGAAGGCTTTTGCCGCGATTGTGGCGCGCCAGTGCAGTGACGAGACGCGTAGAGCAGAGGCGAACTGGCTGATCGACAATAACGGCTCTATTGAAGCGCTACAGCAGCAGGTGACCGTACTGCACCGAGAGATATCTGCTACACTGTAA
- a CDS encoding pyrimidine 5'-nucleotidase, giving the protein MPFDLAVIDLDNTLYAADSGVFARMDKRMTAFVAKELEVDPQEADRLRVKYWKEYGTTLRGMMLHHGMEAEAFLHDVHDIDAHEILKADDELDDALARLPGRKVIHTNGILEHAERILGVLGIAHHFEAIYDIRFNNYIPKPCKETLAMLINAEGASPERTLVVDDMADNLKVARALGCKTVWITHEPDGHWDFHIPRFHHLPDSLGL; this is encoded by the coding sequence ATGCCATTCGACTTAGCTGTAATTGACCTCGATAACACATTATATGCCGCTGATAGCGGGGTGTTTGCGCGCATGGACAAACGCATGACCGCCTTTGTGGCAAAAGAGCTTGAGGTTGATCCCCAAGAGGCTGATCGCTTGCGGGTAAAATACTGGAAAGAGTACGGCACCACGCTGCGTGGCATGATGTTACATCACGGCATGGAGGCCGAAGCTTTCCTGCACGATGTACATGACATTGATGCCCATGAAATACTTAAAGCCGATGATGAGTTGGATGATGCGCTGGCGAGACTTCCTGGACGCAAGGTGATCCACACCAACGGCATCCTTGAACATGCTGAGCGTATTCTGGGAGTCTTAGGTATCGCCCACCATTTTGAGGCGATCTACGATATCCGCTTTAACAACTACATCCCCAAACCCTGCAAAGAGACACTGGCCATGCTAATCAATGCTGAAGGGGCTTCACCTGAGCGCACGCTGGTGGTGGATGATATGGCGGATAATCTCAAGGTCGCCCGCGCACTGGGCTGCAAAACCGTCTGGATCACCCACGAACCCGATGGTCACTGGGATTTTCATATTCCCAGGTTCCACCATCTTCCTGATTCCCTCGGTCTATAA
- a CDS encoding thermonuclease family protein, with translation MSQIRPTPFHYHARVSSVYDGDTCTVDIDLGLGVWKYGEKVRLYRINTPELRGDERAEGLISRDRLRELIDGKVILLETVKDKKGKYGRYLAEIWLATEDGSWKNINDQLVLEGLAEYKSY, from the coding sequence ATGTCACAGATCAGACCCACACCCTTTCACTACCATGCCAGAGTAAGCTCCGTATATGACGGTGATACCTGCACAGTCGATATCGATCTTGGGCTTGGTGTCTGGAAATATGGTGAGAAGGTGCGCCTGTATCGCATCAACACGCCGGAGTTGCGCGGTGATGAACGGGCAGAAGGTTTGATCTCCAGAGACCGCCTGCGTGAACTGATTGATGGCAAAGTGATCCTGCTTGAAACTGTAAAAGATAAAAAAGGCAAATATGGTCGCTACCTGGCCGAGATCTGGCTTGCCACAGAAGATGGCTCGTGGAAGAACATCAATGATCAACTGGTACTGGAAGGACTGGCTGAGTACAAAAGCTATTAG
- a CDS encoding prepilin peptidase: MTLFVVTASLLGLIFGSFANVCVHRIPRRESIAFPGSHCPTCSHAIALSDNVPLLSWLLLKGACRHCASPISWRYPLLELLMGLSWGGLAWLYGPTPILLVAITLFFLLWILTLIDMETGLLPNALTFPGIALGLIFSWWIGDWQAALIGTVAGYAVFWLVARLFLLITGREGMGYGDFKLLAMLGAFMGWQALPFIILTSSVTGVVIGSIFLLLSRRGMRAEIPFGPYLAVAGMIWFVAGSDILNWYADLIGMSL; this comes from the coding sequence GTGACGCTGTTTGTTGTTACTGCTTCTCTATTAGGACTGATCTTTGGCAGCTTTGCCAATGTCTGCGTACATCGGATTCCGCGCCGGGAGTCGATTGCATTTCCGGGTAGCCACTGCCCAACCTGCAGTCATGCCATCGCTTTAAGCGATAATGTTCCACTGCTCTCATGGCTTCTGCTCAAAGGTGCCTGTCGCCACTGCGCTTCACCCATCTCATGGCGCTATCCGCTGTTGGAGTTGCTGATGGGGCTCAGCTGGGGTGGCCTGGCATGGCTCTATGGCCCCACGCCCATACTGCTCGTAGCCATCACGCTGTTTTTCCTGCTCTGGATTCTGACCCTCATAGATATGGAGACAGGGCTTTTGCCCAATGCACTCACCTTTCCCGGTATCGCACTTGGGCTTATTTTTTCATGGTGGATCGGTGACTGGCAGGCGGCTCTGATTGGAACTGTGGCCGGTTACGCGGTGTTCTGGCTGGTGGCGCGCCTGTTTCTGCTGATCACCGGGCGCGAGGGCATGGGTTATGGTGATTTCAAGCTGTTGGCTATGCTGGGGGCTTTTATGGGTTGGCAGGCACTGCCATTTATTATTCTCACATCATCAGTGACCGGAGTAGTGATCGGTTCGATCTTTCTACTGCTCTCCAGGCGTGGCATGCGCGCTGAGATTCCTTTCGGCCCCTATCTGGCTGTAGCGGGCATGATCTGGTTTGTTGCCGGTTCCGATATTCTTAACTGGTATGCGGATCTGATTGGTATGAGCCTGTGA
- the rho gene encoding transcription termination factor Rho — MDGVTINLKEVSAKSPTELLELADQYDIDNAAGMRKQEQVSAILRAHGLRSGTIYSEGVLEILPDGFGFLRSPDANYLSGPDDVYVSTHQIRRFFLRKGDTVAGEIRAPRRGEKYFALKTVDTTNGQSPEQARTKVLFDNLTPLYPEERLTMEVENPTRKDITGRIIDIVSPIGKGQRALLVAPPRTGKTVMMQSIAHSIAANHPDVELIVLLIDERPEEVTDMKRSVKGEVVSSTFDEPAQRHVQVSEMVIEKAKRLVETGKDVVILLDSITRLARAYNTVVPSSGKILTGGVDANALHRPKRFFGAARNIEGGGSLTIIATALVDTGSKMDEVIFEEFKGTGNMEIKLERKLTDKRVFPSIDIAPSGTRKEELLTPREDLQKVWILRKILSPMGSIDAMEFLLDKLGTTKNNAEFFDRMNQ, encoded by the coding sequence ATGGATGGCGTTACAATTAATCTGAAAGAGGTTTCAGCCAAATCGCCGACTGAGCTGCTGGAGCTTGCCGACCAGTATGATATCGATAATGCCGCAGGTATGCGTAAACAGGAGCAGGTCTCTGCCATTCTGCGTGCTCACGGCCTGCGTTCGGGCACCATTTACAGTGAGGGTGTACTGGAGATTCTGCCGGACGGTTTTGGCTTCCTGCGTTCACCTGATGCTAACTACCTTTCAGGCCCTGATGATGTGTATGTATCCACCCATCAGATTCGCCGCTTCTTCCTGCGCAAGGGTGATACCGTTGCCGGTGAAATCCGTGCCCCGCGCCGTGGTGAGAAATACTTTGCGCTGAAAACTGTCGATACCACCAACGGCCAGTCACCTGAACAGGCTCGTACCAAGGTGCTGTTTGATAACCTGACCCCGCTCTATCCGGAAGAGCGTCTGACCATGGAGGTCGAGAATCCGACGCGTAAGGATATTACCGGTCGTATTATCGATATCGTATCACCGATTGGTAAAGGCCAGCGTGCCCTGCTGGTAGCACCACCACGTACCGGTAAAACAGTGATGATGCAGTCGATTGCTCACTCTATCGCCGCCAACCATCCTGACGTGGAGCTGATTGTTCTGCTCATTGATGAGCGCCCTGAAGAGGTGACCGATATGAAACGCTCGGTGAAGGGTGAGGTTGTATCCTCTACCTTCGATGAACCGGCTCAGCGCCATGTTCAGGTCTCCGAGATGGTGATTGAGAAAGCCAAACGACTGGTTGAAACCGGTAAGGATGTGGTGATCCTGCTCGACTCAATTACCCGTCTGGCACGTGCTTATAATACAGTGGTTCCATCCTCAGGTAAGATTCTTACCGGTGGTGTGGACGCCAATGCACTGCACAGGCCGAAACGTTTCTTCGGTGCAGCACGAAATATCGAAGGTGGTGGTTCTCTGACCATTATCGCAACTGCGCTGGTTGATACCGGCTCGAAGATGGATGAAGTGATCTTTGAGGAGTTCAAAGGCACCGGTAATATGGAGATCAAGCTGGAGCGCAAGCTTACCGATAAGCGTGTATTCCCATCGATTGATATTGCCCCATCCGGTACCCGTAAAGAGGAGCTGCTTACACCGCGTGAAGATCTTCAGAAGGTATGGATCCTGCGCAAGATTCTCTCGCCCATGGGTTCAATCGATGCGATGGAGTTCCTGCTCGATAAATTGGGTACCACGAAAAACAATGCTGAGTTCTTCGATCGCATGAATCAGTAG